From Verrucomicrobia bacterium S94, the proteins below share one genomic window:
- a CDS encoding 2-oxoacid:acceptor oxidoreductase subunit alpha, protein MKRDIIINKFVIKFANVNGTGSASANKLFSRAVFRMGIPISPKNIFPSNIQGLPTWYEVRINENGFLGRRGGIDIMVGMNPQSMERDINEVEKGGYFVYDSTKQLPPSLRRDDIDFIGIPLTEKCRELYDDPRHRQLFRNIMYVGALAALFDMELDVFKQLISDQFKGKEKLIEPNVNAVTTGYNMAREMHDCPIAYRIERRDNVGSKILIDGNEACGLGAVYGGATMAGWYPITPSTSIIDNFARYCRKFRIDPETGRKNYAIIQAEDELAAIGMVIGASWNGSRAFTATSGPGLSLMNEFLGLAYFAEIPSVLIDVQRAGPSTGMPTRTQQSDVLAAAYASHGDTKHICLYPSTPKECFEYTAKAFDLAERFQTPVILLSDLDLGMNDNMSDPFEWDDARKYDRGKVYTREDLEKMTERFGRYLDVDGDGIPYRTYPGTHPTKGSFFTRGTSKDEYAIYTEIGEKYVENMERLQKKWKTASKYVPKPIIRKTNKPCTVGVIHYGTSEAATLEALHHLNSLHGISLDSMGIQAFPFSDEVGQFIEEHEYVFVVEQNRDAQMRTLLINEYDFDPERLVPLLHYDGSPITARFIRHEIRDWILQTTTSPRRRSRFY, encoded by the coding sequence ATGAAACGCGACATCATCATCAATAAATTTGTCATTAAATTTGCCAACGTCAACGGTACCGGCTCGGCCAGCGCAAACAAGCTGTTCAGTCGCGCCGTTTTCCGTATGGGTATTCCGATCAGTCCTAAAAACATTTTTCCCTCGAATATTCAGGGCCTGCCCACGTGGTACGAAGTGCGCATCAACGAAAACGGTTTTCTCGGCCGCCGTGGCGGCATCGACATTATGGTCGGCATGAACCCGCAAAGCATGGAGCGTGATATTAACGAAGTGGAAAAAGGCGGCTACTTTGTTTATGACTCCACCAAACAGCTGCCGCCATCGCTGCGTCGCGATGATATCGACTTTATCGGTATTCCTCTGACCGAAAAATGCCGGGAACTGTATGACGATCCCCGCCACCGCCAGCTCTTCCGCAACATCATGTATGTCGGCGCACTCGCCGCTCTGTTCGATATGGAACTTGATGTTTTTAAACAGTTGATCAGCGATCAGTTTAAAGGGAAAGAGAAGCTGATCGAACCCAACGTCAACGCAGTCACCACCGGCTATAATATGGCCAGAGAAATGCATGACTGCCCCATTGCCTACCGGATTGAACGTCGCGATAACGTGGGCAGCAAAATCCTGATTGACGGCAACGAAGCCTGCGGCCTCGGCGCGGTTTACGGCGGTGCCACCATGGCGGGCTGGTATCCCATCACCCCCTCCACCTCCATCATCGACAACTTTGCACGCTACTGCCGCAAATTCCGTATAGACCCGGAAACCGGCCGCAAAAACTACGCAATTATTCAGGCTGAAGACGAACTGGCGGCAATCGGCATGGTAATCGGCGCCTCCTGGAACGGATCGCGCGCTTTCACCGCCACCAGCGGCCCCGGGCTTTCGCTCATGAACGAATTTCTGGGATTGGCTTATTTTGCCGAAATTCCCTCGGTATTGATCGATGTCCAACGCGCGGGCCCCTCCACCGGAATGCCGACGCGCACGCAGCAGTCGGACGTACTGGCCGCGGCCTATGCCTCGCACGGCGACACGAAACACATCTGTCTCTACCCGTCAACCCCCAAAGAATGCTTTGAATATACCGCCAAAGCGTTTGATCTGGCGGAACGGTTCCAGACCCCGGTCATTCTCCTTTCCGACCTTGACCTCGGAATGAATGACAACATGTCCGATCCGTTCGAATGGGACGATGCCCGGAAATATGACCGGGGCAAAGTCTACACCAGAGAGGATCTGGAGAAGATGACCGAGCGTTTCGGACGTTATCTGGATGTGGATGGCGACGGCATACCCTACCGCACTTATCCGGGAACCCATCCGACCAAAGGATCTTTTTTCACGCGCGGCACCTCAAAAGACGAATATGCAATTTATACTGAAATCGGCGAAAAATACGTTGAAAACATGGAGCGCCTCCAGAAAAAATGGAAAACCGCCAGCAAATACGTCCCGAAACCGATCATCCGCAAAACCAACAAACCGTGCACAGTCGGTGTAATCCACTATGGCACCTCTGAAGCTGCAACGCTGGAAGCCCTGCACCACCTGAACAGCCTGCATGGTATTTCTCTCGACAGCATGGGTATACAGGCGTTTCCGTTTTCCGATGAAGTCGGACAGTTTATTGAAGAGCATGAATATGTCTTCGTGGTCGAACAGAACCGCGATGCCCAGATGCGTACCCTGCTGATCAATGAATATGATTTTGATCCGGAACGCCTCGTTCCGCTGCTGCACTACGACGGCAGCCCCATTACCGCCCGCTTCATCCGTCATGAAATCCGCGACTGGATTCTGCAGACCACCACTTCACCGCGCCGCCGCAGTCGTTTTTACTAG
- a CDS encoding 2-oxoacid:ferredoxin oxidoreductase subunit beta gives MSYKIPAFRHPNLPKNDLGYTTKDYEGAVSTLCAGCGHDSISNAIIEACFEMSIPPHRVAKLSGIGCSSKTPTYFLGNSHGFNSVHGRMPSVATGANMANRELIYIGVSGDGDTASIGMGQFVHAVRRNVNMVYICENNGVYGLTKGQDSATTDIGSRSKKGEPNALEPIDLCAIALQLGATFVANSFSGDKEQLIPIIQAAIAHKGFAFINVISPCVTFNNVPGSTKAYDYIRQHMASTNTVDYVPHAEEITAEYDEGTDEHVTMHDGSMINLHKMDSKHDVHSRTSALTMMQEYKAQDKVLTGILFMDEGSQEIHETMNTTTTPLRDLDEEKLCPGAAELAKINELHR, from the coding sequence ATGAGCTATAAAATTCCGGCATTCCGCCATCCGAACCTGCCCAAAAACGACCTGGGCTATACTACTAAAGATTATGAAGGCGCCGTTTCCACACTGTGCGCCGGCTGTGGTCACGATTCGATCAGCAATGCCATTATCGAGGCCTGCTTTGAAATGTCGATCCCTCCCCATCGTGTGGCCAAACTCTCCGGCATCGGCTGTTCATCGAAAACACCGACCTACTTTCTCGGCAATTCGCATGGATTCAACTCGGTTCACGGCCGAATGCCCTCCGTGGCTACCGGGGCCAATATGGCCAACCGCGAGCTGATCTACATCGGCGTCTCCGGAGACGGCGACACCGCTTCGATCGGCATGGGCCAGTTTGTTCACGCCGTACGCCGCAACGTCAATATGGTGTACATCTGCGAAAACAACGGCGTCTACGGACTCACCAAAGGGCAGGATTCCGCCACCACGGATATCGGATCAAGATCCAAAAAAGGCGAGCCCAATGCTCTTGAACCAATTGACCTCTGCGCTATTGCGCTGCAGCTCGGAGCCACCTTTGTGGCTAACAGCTTCTCCGGGGACAAAGAACAGCTGATCCCGATTATCCAGGCGGCAATTGCCCATAAAGGATTCGCTTTCATTAATGTAATCTCACCGTGTGTCACATTCAACAATGTGCCGGGTTCCACCAAAGCCTACGATTACATCCGCCAGCATATGGCCTCCACCAACACCGTGGACTATGTGCCCCATGCGGAGGAAATCACTGCTGAATATGACGAAGGCACCGACGAGCATGTCACTATGCATGACGGCTCCATGATCAACCTGCACAAAATGGACTCCAAACACGATGTGCACAGCCGTACTTCCGCCCTGACGATGATGCAGGAATATAAGGCGCAGGACAAAGTGCTCACCGGCATTCTCTTCATGGATGAAGGCTCACAGGAGATTCACGAAACCATGAACACAACGACGACTCCGCTGCGTGATCTTGATGAAGAAAAGCTCTGCCCCGGTGCGGCAGAGCTTGCAAAGATCAACGAGCTTCACCGCTGA